CAACGCCTAGTCTATCTCTTTCATCAATAAATTTTTGTTGTTCTTTTGTTATATCATCAATTTCTTTTAATTTTTTATCCAATTCAGCTTTGGCTGTATAATATTTTTCTTTCAAGGATTCTAAAATTTGTGAATTGGCTCTTCCATTTTTCTTGTTTTCTAAGAATTTTCTAAATTCAGTAATGGCTTCTAGGGAATTTGTTTTAGTTTCATAATTTGCTTTTGCAGAATAAAGTTGGTGTTTTTTATAATCTACAGCTTTTTCTAAATCTTTCTTATGTTGGGAAAACTTGGTCAATTCCTCAATTATTCCCTTAGCCCTTTGGTCATGAATATTAGCTAGGTTTTTAAGGTAGGTTTTATTATCTTTTGCAAAATCATTCCTATCATCAGCTAAATTTTTATTTAACCATTCAGATATTGATTTAGATTTGTGGAATTCTTTTCGCTTCATAGCTTCATTTTCTAAATATTCTTGATAAGCATTTTCTGCTTCTTCTTTTTCTCTTATGCTATCTTGCAAGGTTTTAGATGCTTCAGCAACTTCATTGACTTTAGAATTTTGAATACCTTCTAGATTTTTATCTTTAATAATAGCATTTTTATAGTCAGTTTCATAACCTAAGGCAAGTTCTTCTTTCTTGTAAGCATTGTATCTATCATCTCTTTTTTGCTCACTACTTGCAAGTTCTTTCTTATTTTCTATAATTTTTTCATTCTTATCTTTTACTTCTTTTTCTAGCCTATTGTAATTTTCATCAATAATTTTTGATTTAGCTAATGCTTTTTCTCTGAAGGCTTTATAGGCTGGGGTATCTTTTTTATCTGGATTTTGGCTTTCAAATTCTTTTATAAATTCTTCAATCCCATTTTTTTGACCATATGCCTTATATAAATCGCCTTCTATTTTAGATAAGTCCTCCTTTAGATTATCTTCTTTCTTTTGAATTTGGCCGTGATAATTCTCCGCTAAATCATATTCATTTTTTAAATCATCTACCCTATCTTTACTCGCAAAATCAGGGCTTGGGCTAGGGTTGGCTTTTTCAGCCTCATAAACTTTTTCTGCATTTTGATATGTTTTAGTAGCTGCTTCTAATTCTGCATTTACTTCTTTTTCTCTTTGCTTGAGTTCTTCAATTTTCTTATCTAATTCATTTTTCTGTTGTTCTTTGGCTAGGATTTCTTCATTATTTTTTATATTTTCTTCTATTTTTCCAAGCTTTTTTTCTAAAGCTTCTTTCTCTTCTTGGTTTTTTGCTGCATCTTTTTTTGCTTGATCTAAGTCTTTTTCAAGATTTGTTTTTTTATCTTGGGCTGATTTAAGGTTTTCTTTTGCTTGATCTAATTCAGACTTCGCTTTTTCATTAAGGTTTTTCCCTTCATCCGCTCTTGCAGTTTCTATTTTTCCCATAAAAGGCAGGACCGATGCCATCATTAGGCTTGTAATTATAATTTTTTTCTTCATTTTTTATCTCCTAAAATTTTATATTCCTATAATAAAATATTGCTTGTTAAATTTATGTTAAGGAGATAATATTTTTTATAATTTCCTATAATCATTGATATAAAGCCATTTACGATAAATATATCCAAGCCTTATTGTTGCGAAAAAATAAAATAAACATAAAATTTTCCAAGAAAAAACACCCACTAGGGGTGGATTTTCTGTTAGATTAATTAGTCTCTTTTGCTTGCTGCGTATGCAACTGAAGCTGCTGCTAGGATACCTGCAATGCCTGCTACTCCAGCAACACCTGTTTTTGCGTTGTTACCAGCTTTTTTAGAAGGAGTTTTTTCTTCTTTCTTTTCTTCTGGTTTATTTTCTTCTTCTTGTTTTTCTTCTGGTTTATCTTTGATTAGATCTTTGATTTCGCTTGTTGTAGAGTCTAATTCTTTGATTAGAGCGTCTGTGTTATCAGCTTCTTCATCAGCGTAAGCTGTAGCGATGAAGGCTACTTTAGCTTTTGCTAATTTTTCGTCAGCTTTTTTGATAAGAGATTCAGCTTTAACAACTAGAGCATTAAGTTTAGCTTCAACGTTTTTGATCTTTTCTGGAGAAAGTTCTTTTAGAAGAGCTACAGCCTTGATAGCTGTTCTAGCTTCTTCTCTTGCTGTCTTAAGTTCTTCAAGGTTGTCTTTCTTTTTTGGTTTTGATGTTTGTTTGTTTCTATCCTTATTATTAGCATTATTTACATCGTCTTTAGAAGCTTTTTTTGCTGCCTTTTCAGATTTTTGCCTTTCTTCTATAATTTTTTGTTCGATATAGGCATTATAATCACCGTAAGCTTGAGATACCGCTTGATTTCCTTTATTTTTAACCGCTTCAAGTCGTTCTAAGAAATATTTCTTTTCTTCATCGGATAATTGATCGTCGGTACTTATCACTCTTTTAAAATAATCAAATTGGCTTTCATTCTTAAGAAAATTTGCAGATCCTTCTACTCCCCTAATAGCTTCTTTCGCATGCGCTTTGCTTACAAAGCCACCAGTTGCTAATAAAATTGCCATTGCACCTGCAAGGACTTTTTTGTTTGTTTTCATAAATTTACTCCTTTTAATATCTACTTTCGTAATTCAGTTTTTTATCACTTTACCGTCCATTTTTATATTTTCAATTTATATTTATGACTAAGAATTTTTATGTAATCACAAAAAAACCACCCTCTTTTGAGGATGGTCTTTATTTAAATTATAATCTAAATAAATCTATAAGCCCACAGCCGCGAATTTTGGGCTTTTATTTATTAAACTAGTTCGATGATTGCGCGTTCTGATCCGTCGCCTCTTCTTGGTCCTAGTTTTAGTACTCTTGTGTATCCACCGTTTCTGTCTTCGTATTCTGGTGCGATTTCAGAAAATAGTTTTTGTACAAGTTTTGGCTCGTAAAGATAGCTTGCTGCTTGTCTTCTTGTGTGAAGTGTGTTTCTCTTACCTAGGGTGATCATCTTTTCAGCCATTTTTTGTGTTTCTTTAGCTCTTGTTAGGGTAGTTTCGATTCTACCGTGTTCAAGTAATGAACCCACTAGGTTTCTAAGCATAGCATCTCTATGGTCTGTTCTTCTACCAAGTTTTCTTTTGCCTGCCATATTTCCTCCTATTCATCTTTTAGGGAAAATCCAAGTTCATGGATTTTATCTATTACTTCAGTTAGTGATTTTTTACCGAAATTTTTGATTGTCTTTAGTTCTGATTCTGGAACTGCTATTATGTCTGCCACAGTGTTGAAGCCTGCTCTTTTTAGACAGTTGAATGATCTTAATGATAGGTCTAGTTCTTCGATTGTTCTATCTAGATCTTCGTTTGTATCTTCTTCAACTATTTCTTCTTCAACTTCAATTTCTTCTGGTGGGAATGTCTTTCCTGGTAGTTCCTTGAAGAATGAGAAGTTGTCGATTAGGATTGATGAGCCTTCTGCTAGGGCTTCTTGTGGAGTTACTGTTCCATTTGTCCATACTTCTATTATTAGCTTATCAAAGTCTGTAGATTCTCCTACCCTGGTGTTTTCAACTGTGAAGTTTACTTTTTCTACTGGGGTGAAGGATGAATCGATAGCGATAGTTCCTATAGGATCTTTTTCATCTTTATTGTCTTCTGATATCCTATAACCATTTCCATTTGTTACATCCATAGCTATTAGTAGCTTACTTTTATCGTTAACTGTAGCTATATAATGGTCTGGATTGGCTATTTCAACTAAGGCATCTTCTTTTATATCTTTGGCTGTTACTATCTTTGGTCCTTCAATTTCTAGAAATAAGGTTACATCTTCGTCTGAATGTTTTTTTACATTTAGGCCTTTGATGTTTAGGATTATTTCTGGAACGTCTTCAACTACTCCATCAATTATAGAAAATTCATGAAGTACTCCATCGATTAGTATTTTTGAGACGCTAGAACCAGGTAAGGATGATAAGAGCACCCTTCTCATGCTGTTTCCAATGGTTGTACCATATCCTCGCTCAAGTGGGTATAGGGCAAATTTACCGTAGTGGTCTTCTTCCCTTATATCCAATATCTCTATATTAGTTTCTATTTTATCGATCATGGTAGCTCCTTAGTTCTAACTATTACTTAATCCTACTTAGAGTAGAACTCTACTATCATACGTTCTTCAACTGGAATGTCTATTTCTTCTCTTGTTGGGAACTTTACTACTTTTACTTTTAGGTTTTCTATGTCGCTATCTAACCATTCAACTACACCAAATGATGCATTTACTTCTTTGATAGCTTTAAATAGTGTGTTTGTTCTAGATTTTTCTCTAACTTCGATTACATCACCTTCTTCAACTAAGTAAGATGGGATGTCTACTTGCTTACCATTTACGAGTAGGTGGCCGTGTGTCACGATTTGTCTTGCTTCTCTTCTTGTTCTAGCAAGGCCTGATCTGAAGGCTATGTTATCTAGTCTTCTTTCACAAAGGATTATAAGTTGTTCACCTGTTTGACCTTTCATTCTGCTAGCTTTGTCGTAGTAGCCTCTAAATTGTTTTTCGCTTACTCCGTAGATGAATTTAGCTTTTTGTTTTTCTCTTTGTTGCATACCATACTCAGATAGTTTGCTTCTTCTTTTTGGAAGAGCTCTATTTGAAGAACCTGTGTATCCTAGGTAGGCTGGAGAAATTCCTAAAGCTCTCGCTCTTTTGTATACTGGATCTTTGCTTACTGCCATAATATCTCCTTAATTAAACTCTTCTTCTCTTTGGTGGTCTACAACCGTTGTGTGGGATTGGTGTTACGTCTTTAATCATTGTAACTTCTAGTCCTGCTGCTTGTAGACTTCTGATTGCTGCTTCTCTTCCTGAACCTGGTCCTTTTACATAAACTTCTACAGTTTTTAGGCCTTGGTCGATTGCAATTTTAGCTGCAGTTTCTGCTGCTTCACCTGCTGCGAATGGAGTAGATTTTCTACTTCCTCTAAAGCCTAGTTGTCCTGCGCTTGCCCAAGAGAGTGCGTTTCCTTGCATATCAGTAAGTGTTACCATTGTATTATTGAATGTTGATGAAATGTGAGCTTGGCCACGTTCAACATTCTTTTTAACTCTTCTTCTACCTTTGGTAGATTTTTTTCCTTTTGGAGCCATCTATTAACCCTTTCTGCTTTTTCTTGTTCTTGCGTTGTTCTTTGTGTTTTGACCTCTTACTGGAAGACCGTTTTTATGTCTAAGTCCTCTATAAGAACCATTTTCTCTAAGTGCTTTGATGTTAAGACTTGTTTCTCTTCTTAGGTCACCTTCGATTGTGTAGTGGTCTAATTGTTCACGGATCTTACCAAGTTCTTCTTCTGTAAGGTCTTTCATCTTTGTATCAGGATTTATTCCTGCTTTTTCTAATATTTCGTTAGCAGTTGCTCTTCCTACACCATAAATATATGTTAGTCCAATTTCTGCTCTTTTTTCTCTAGGTAAATCTATACCAGCTATTCTTGGCATTAAACCCTCCTAACCTTGTCTTTGTTTGTGTTTTGGATTTTCGCAGATTACCATAACTTTACCATTTCTTTTGATAATCTTGCATTTATCACACATTTTTTTAACTGATGCTCTAACTTTCATGTTTGCTCCTAACTTAAGTTTATATCTTATTTTTAGATCTAACTTTTAAAATTAAAGTTAATGTCCTTTGCCTTGGTAATTATTTGCGTCTCCAAGTAATTCTACCTTGGCTAAGATCGTAAGGAGATAGCTCTACAGTTACTGTATCTCCTTCTAATATTCTAATGCTGTTCATACGAAGCTTGCCTGATATGTGAGCTTGTACTTCATGTCCGTTGTCTAGTCTTACCCTAAATATTGCATTAGGCATTGCTTCGACAACTTCTCCTGTAACTTCTATAGCATCTTTTTTTGACATTGATAGAACCTCCTTTATAAATTTTCTAAAATGTCTATTGAACGCTTGTGTTTTATCAACGACTTTGTTCTAGAAATCTTTGTAAGATTCTATCACATCTAATTTTTTCTTAGCATAAATTAGTTTACTTTCCTAATTTATCGTTAAATTCGTTAAAAACTTCTTCTGGAGTTTTAGCGCCATCTATTTTAACTAACTTTCCTGCCTTTTCATAGTATTCTATGAGTGGACTGGTGAAGTCATTATATACTGCAATACGGTTTTTAACTGTTTGTTCATTATCATCATTTCTTTGAATGAGCTTTCCGCCACATTTATCACAAAGGCCTTCTTTTTGAGGCTTATTGTTCATTATGTGGAAGGTTGCTCCACAGTCTTCGCAAACCCTTCTGCCTGTAATTCTTTCAATTAGGATTTCATCATCTACATCAAAATAAACTACCTGGCCTATTTCAGTATTTCTTTCTGCCATTCCCTTATCTAGGGCCTTGGCTTGGTCTAAGTTTCTAGGAAATCCGTCGAATAGTACTATTCTTTCATCCCTATTTTCCACTTTGTCAAAGGCATCCCATACTAGATCAATTGTTAATTCATCTGGCACAAGGTCTCCTCTGTCCATATAAGATTTTGCTTTCATTCCCAGTTCAGTTTTATTTGAGATATTGTATCTGAATATGTCACCTGTTGCTATCTGAACTGCGTCTAATCTGTCTATTATTTTACTTGATAGCGTACCCTTACCAGCTCCTGGTGGGCCTAACAATATTATATTCATTTCTTACCTGTTTAAAAATCCTTTATATTGCTTCATAGTCATCATAGCTTCGATTTGTTTTACAGTTTCAATAATTACACCTACAACGATGATTACTGATGATCCACCAAATGATATTTGTAGTCCTAGGAGTCTGCTTGCTATAGCTGGTACTATGGTTAGTAGGGCTAAGCAAATTGAACCGATGAAGGTTATTCTTGTTGATACAGTTGCTAGGAAATCACTGGTTGGTTTACCAGGTCTAATTCCCGGAACGAAACCACCATTTTGTTGTAGTTGCTTTGCATATTCAACGGTGTTAAATTGGATTTGGTTATAGAAGTATGCGAATACTAGGATAAGTACAGTTTGTACTAATAGATATACCGCGAAACCAAATGTTGATTTGTTGAAAAATGCAGTTAATCCGCTTTCTCCACCATTTCCGAAGAATAGTGATACAGTAGAAGGAATAGCAAGTACTGCTGATGCGAAGATGATTGGCATTACTCCGCCCATGTTTACCTTTACTGGAATATGGGTTGATTGGCCGCCGTACATCTTACGTCCTACTACTCTTTTTGCGTATTGGATTGGGATTTTTCTTTCACCTTCAGATATCATTACTACTGCTATTACTATTAGGACAACTAAAATTGACATAATAGCTATAGCAAGAACGCTTGTAGTATTGTAGTGAAGGCCTTCTTGCCATCTAGAAATGGTTCTTGGGAAGGATGCTATAATACCCATGAAGATTAGTAAACTTGTACCGTTACCAAGTCCCTTTTCTGTCATAGTTTCACCCATCCATGTTACAAACATTGTTCCGCCTATTAGGGTAACATTCATGGCTATCTTTTGGAAGCCTGTTGCACTTGATAGGGCTGCACCGTAAAGGCCGTTTGTAATGGCTATTGCCTGGAATATGGCAAGTACTATTGTCATATACCTGGTGTATTTTTGAATGGTTTTTCTTCCCTGTTCACCCTCACGAGTTAATTCTTCTAACCTTGGTATTACTACAGTTAGTAATTGCATTACGATTGATGCTGTAATGTAAGGTTGAACTCCTAGGGCAAATATTGATAAGGTTGATAGTCCACCACCTGTTAACATATTTAGGTAGTCAACAAGGGTTCCTTCAATGTTTGAATATACGTTTGCTAAGGCCTTTGTATCGATAAAAGGTATTGGAATGTTGTTTCCAAGCCTATATATTACAAGCATCAAGAGGGTGAATCGGAATTTCTTCCTGATTTCTTCTTCCCCTGCTGCTCTTTTAATTATATCTAACATAGCTACTTCTTTCTATTAAGCTTTTTTAGATGGTTTTACCCACTTTTTCACTTCGATAGTTTCTACACTTCCACCTGCTTGTTCGATTTTTTCTACAGCAGATTTTGTGAATTTATGAGCTTTTATTGTTAGTTTCTTTTCTAGTTCGCCATCGCCTAGGATCTTAACTCCAGCTTTAGCTTTGTTTTTCTTTAATAGTTTTGTCTCAAATAATAATTCTGGTGTAACTTCTGTACCATCTTCAAAGACGTTTAAGCTTTCAACATTGATTGTTTCGTAAATCTTTCTGTTGATATTTTTAAAACCTCTTTTAGGTAAGAGTCTGTATAGAGGCATTTGACCACCTTCGAAACCTGGTCTTACTCCTCCACCACTTCTTGAGTTTTGTCCGTCTTGTCCACGACCAGATCTTTTACCTAGTCCTGAACCAGCTCCTCTTCCTTTACGTTTCTTATCTTTTAATTTAACGTTTGGTTGTAAATCATGTAATTTCATTTTACACCTCAGTCTATATTCTTAACTTCAACCATGTGTCTGATTTTGTGAACCATTCCCTTGGTTGCGTCATTATTTTCTTTAACAACTGATTGACCGATTTTTCTAAGGCCAAGCGCTTTTGCTGTTGCGATCTGTCCATCTTTTTTACCGATAAAAGATCTTTTAAGTGTGATTTCAATTCTTGCCATTGTACTCTCCTTAATAGTCAAATTCTTCTACCGATATACCACGAAGTCTTGCAACTTCTTCTACAGTCTTCATGTTGTAAAATGCGTTTATACATGCGTTAATGATATTTCTTGGATTTGATGTACCAAGGTTTTTAGCTTTGATATCCTTGAATCCTGCAAGTTCGCATATAGCACGTACTGGACCACCTGCGATGATTCCTGTACCTTCTACTGCTGGCATTAGTAATACCTTACCTGCACCATCAACTCCTTGAATTCTGTGTGGAATTGTTGTTCCTACTACTGGAACTTCTATCATTTGCTTTTTAGCATTTTCTGTAGCTTTTCTGATTGCTTCTGGTACTTCTGTAGCTTTACCTGTTCCAACACCTACAACACCGTTTGAGTTTCCTACAACTACTAGGGCTGTAAATCTGATGTTACGTCCACCTTTTACAGTTTTAGCAACTCTGTTGATTGCAACTACTCTATCTTCGAGGTTTAGTTTTTCTACTTCACTTTTTAATAAATATTTCATTTTACCAACCTCCTAAAACTTAAGACCAGCTTCTCTTGCTGCTTCTGCTAGTGCTTTGACTTTTCCGTGATATAAATAACCATTTCTATCAAATACAACTTCTTCGATGCCAGCTTCAAGAGCTCTCTTACCTATTGCTGCTCCAACTTTCTTAGCTGTTTCAACGTTAGCGTGTTCGCTTTCTGCTACATCTTTTTGAAGGCTGTTAGCACTTGCAAGTGTTACGCCGTTAACATCGTCAATTAGTTGTGCATAGATGTTTGTGTTTGATTTATAAACTGAAAGTCTTGGTCTTTGAGGAGTTCCTGATATCTTTGCTCTAACTCTTTTTTTACGAGTTATAAGTCTATCGTTTTTATTCTTCTTAGCCATTTATATCTCCTACTTACCTGTCTTACCAACTTTACGTCTTACATGCTCATCAGCGTATCTGATTCCCTTGCCCTTGTATGGTTCAGGTTTTCTCTTAGCTCTGATGTTTGCAGCATGTTGACCTACATGTTGTTTGTTGTATCCCTTAACAATAATAGTTCTATCATTTGGTACTTCAGTTTCGATACCTTCAGGATCTGGCATTGTGATTTGGTGAGAATAACCTAGGTTTAATACTAAGTTCTTACCTTGTTTAGCTGCTCTGTATCCTGTTCCTTCGATTTGAAGTGTTTTTTGATAACCTTCTGATACTCCTACTACCATATTGTGTATTAAAGATCTATAAAGACCGTGGTCAATGTTTTGTTGTTTTGTATAGTTTTCAGGAATTGAAAGGATTAGTTCATTTTCAACTTGTTCAAGTGTAACTCTATCGCTTATTGTTAAGCTATCTTCTCCGTTTTTTCCTTTAACTTTTACATTAAGACCATCTATAGTAACTTCTACTCCAGAAGGTATTACGATTGGTTGTTTACCTATTCTTGACATATATTACTCCTTACCATACGTAACAAATAACTTCGCCGCCTACATTTTCACGTCTTGCAGCACGGTCAGTCATAAGTCCTTTTGATGTCGAAATAATCGCTGTTCCAAGACCATCTAGTACCTTTGGAACTTCATTAGCTTTTACGTAAACTCTAAGACCTGGTTTAGAGATTCTTCTAAGGCCAGAGATTACTTTTTCGCCATTTTCTGTATATTTTAAATCTATTGTAAGAATACCTTGTTTATTGTCTTCTTCTACGTTAAACCCTGTTATAAAGCCTTCATCAAGCAGTATTTGGGCAATAGCTTTTTTCTCATTAGAAGATGGAACAGTAATCTTTTTATGATTAGCTTTGTTACCATTTCTGATTCTTGTTAGCATATCCGCTATTGGATCTGTCATCATAATTATCTTTCCCCCTTAATTACCAGCTTGCTTTTCTTACTCCTGGTATTTGTCCATTATTTGCAAGTTCTCTAAAGCAAATACGGCAAATTCCATATTTTCTTAAGTAGCCGTGTGGTCTTCCACAAAGTTTACATCTTGTATATTCTCTTGTAGAGAATCTTTGTTTTCTTTGTTGTTTAGCTCTTAGTGACTTTTTAGCCATTTTTGCTCCTTCTATTTCCTAAATGGCATTCCCATTAATTCTAAGAATGCTTTTGCTTCTTCATCAGTTTCAGCAGTAGTTACGATTGTAATATCCATTCCGTGGATGAAGTCTACATCGTCATACTTGATTTCAGGGAAGATCAATTGTTCTTTGATACCTAGTGAATAGTTTCCACGGCCATCAAAAGAATTTGGGTTGATACCTCTAAAGTCCCTAACTCTTGGAAGTGAGATTGAGATTAACTTATCTAGGAAGTCATACATCTTTTCTCTTCTAAGGGTAACTTTTGTACCAACTGCTTGACCAGCTCTTAATTTAAAGTTTGCTACTGATTTTTTAGCTTTGATTTCGATTGGTTGTTGACCTGTTATTAGGCTAAGTTCTCTCTTAGCTGCATTTAATAGGTTTTGGTTGTCTTTTGCTTCTCCAAGTCCGATGTTTATAACAATCTTTTCAAGTCTTGGAACTTGCATAACATTTTTATAACCGAACTGTTCGATAAGTTTTTCAACAACTTCGTTTTGATATTTTTCTTTAAGTCTCTGTGTCATAATATCTCCTATTACCTAGTCGAATTTTTCGTCAGTCTTTTTTGATTTACGAATCTTTTTGCCGTCTTCGTAAACAATTCCTGTACGAACACCTTTTTTAAGTTCTTCTGAGTATAGAAGTACATTTGATGCATCAATTGGACCGTTTTGTTCAAGTCTTCCTGACTCACCGCCCATTGTTGTTGCTCTTTGGTGTTTTATTTGCACGTTGGCACCTTCAACTATTACTCTATTTGTCTTTGGGAAAGCTTGTAAAACTTCTCCTACATGTCCTTTATATTCACCTGATATTATTTGGACTTTATCGCCTTTTTTTATATGCATTTTATCCCCCTATAATACTTCCGGTGCTAGTGAGATAATTCTCATGAAACCTTCAGATCTTAGTTCTCTTGTTACTGGACCAAAGATTCTTGTTCCTACTGGTGTTTGGTCGTCTTTGATGATTACTGCTGCGTTATCGTCAAATCTTATTACTGAACCATCAACTCTTTTTAGGCCTCTTTTTGTTCTAACAATAACAGCCTTAACTACTTGACCTTTTTTTACCGCTCCGCCGGGTGTTGCACTTTTTACTGAACAAACAACTACATCACCAATATTGGCATATCTTCTTCTAGTTCCTCCAAGAACTTTGATTACTAAAAGTTCTCTTGCGCCGGAGTTATCTGCTACTCTCATACGAGTTTCTTGTTGTATCATAATAATCTCCTTATTAATTAAACAATTTCTGCCGCTTGGCTAATGCGTACTAGTCTCCATCTTTTTGTTTTAGATAGGGCTCTTGTTTCCATTATTACTACTTTATCGCCAACTTTAGCTTCATTTTTCTCATCATGAGCTTTGTATTTTTTACTTCTAACTATTTTCTTTTTGTACACTGGGTGGCTAATGATATCTTCAACAAGAACTGTTATAGTCTTATCCATTGCGTCAGATACTACCACGCCTTGGCGCACGTTTCTTCTATTTCTTTCCATTGAGATTAAGCCTCCTTGCCCGCTTCAATCTTTCTTTCTGTTTGGATAGTCTTAACTCTAGCTATATCTTTCTTAACAGTTCCTATAGCTGCTGGGTTTTCTAACTGACCTGTGGCAAGCCTAAAACGAAGATTGAAAAGCTCATTTTGTAAATCAAATAGTTGTTTATCTAGATCTTTGTCTGATAAATTTCTAATTTCTGCTATTTTCATCCTTATTCCTCCGAACCTGTTACTTCAAGTCTTTGGATGAATTTTGTCTTGATTGGAAGTTTTTGTGCAGCAAGTCTCATCGCTTCTCTTGCTACCTCTTCACTAACACCACTCATCTCAAATAGTACTCTACCTGGTTTGATTACGGCTACCCAGTATTCTGGTGCACCTTTACCAGAACCCATTCTTACCTCTGCAGGCTTTTTAGATACTGGTTTGTCTGGAAATACTTTTATCCAAATATTTCCGCCTCTTTTTATATATCTTGTCATCGCACGACGAGCAGCCTCGATTTGGTTTGCTGTCATCCAGCAAGCTTCTAGAGCTTGTAAGCCATACTCACCATAAGCAAGTTGGTTACCTCTATTAGCATTACCCTTCATTCTGCCTCTATGTTGTCTACGATATTTTACTCTTTTAGGCATTAACATAAATAATACTCTCCTGATTCTTTAAGACTAATTTTGTCCCTGATTATTTCTGTTTGGACGTCTATTATTTCTTTTCTTTCTTCTGTTATTTTGTGGAGCAGCTAGTTTTGGTTCTCTTTCAGCTTTTTCTCCTGGAAGAACTTCACCTTTGTAGATCCAAACTTTGCATCCGATTTTACCGTATTCTGTGTCTGCTTCTGCAAAACCGTAGTCAATATTTGCTCTTAGTGTTTGAAGTGGAATTGTACCTTCTGAGTATCCTTCACTTCTTGCCATATCTGCTCCGCCAACTCTTCCTGAAACCATAGTTTTAATACCCTTAGCTCCAGCTCTCATTGTTCTTTGGATAGATTGTTTCATGG
This genomic window from Anaerococcus murdochii contains:
- the rplO gene encoding 50S ribosomal protein L15; translated protein: MKLHDLQPNVKLKDKKRKGRGAGSGLGKRSGRGQDGQNSRSGGGVRPGFEGGQMPLYRLLPKRGFKNINRKIYETINVESLNVFEDGTEVTPELLFETKLLKKNKAKAGVKILGDGELEKKLTIKAHKFTKSAVEKIEQAGGSVETIEVKKWVKPSKKA
- the rpmD gene encoding 50S ribosomal protein L30 — encoded protein: MARIEITLKRSFIGKKDGQIATAKALGLRKIGQSVVKENNDATKGMVHKIRHMVEVKNID
- the rpsE gene encoding 30S ribosomal protein S5, producing MKYLLKSEVEKLNLEDRVVAINRVAKTVKGGRNIRFTALVVVGNSNGVVGVGTGKATEVPEAIRKATENAKKQMIEVPVVGTTIPHRIQGVDGAGKVLLMPAVEGTGIIAGGPVRAICELAGFKDIKAKNLGTSNPRNIINACINAFYNMKTVEEVARLRGISVEEFDY
- the rplR gene encoding 50S ribosomal protein L18; protein product: MAKKNKNDRLITRKKRVRAKISGTPQRPRLSVYKSNTNIYAQLIDDVNGVTLASANSLQKDVAESEHANVETAKKVGAAIGKRALEAGIEEVVFDRNGYLYHGKVKALAEAAREAGLKF
- the rplF gene encoding 50S ribosomal protein L6; translated protein: MSRIGKQPIVIPSGVEVTIDGLNVKVKGKNGEDSLTISDRVTLEQVENELILSIPENYTKQQNIDHGLYRSLIHNMVVGVSEGYQKTLQIEGTGYRAAKQGKNLVLNLGYSHQITMPDPEGIETEVPNDRTIIVKGYNKQHVGQHAANIRAKRKPEPYKGKGIRYADEHVRRKVGKTGK
- the rpsH gene encoding 30S ribosomal protein S8; amino-acid sequence: MMTDPIADMLTRIRNGNKANHKKITVPSSNEKKAIAQILLDEGFITGFNVEEDNKQGILTIDLKYTENGEKVISGLRRISKPGLRVYVKANEVPKVLDGLGTAIISTSKGLMTDRAARRENVGGEVICYVW
- a CDS encoding type Z 30S ribosomal protein S14 translates to MAKKSLRAKQQRKQRFSTREYTRCKLCGRPHGYLRKYGICRICFRELANNGQIPGVRKASW
- the rplE gene encoding 50S ribosomal protein L5, whose translation is MTQRLKEKYQNEVVEKLIEQFGYKNVMQVPRLEKIVINIGLGEAKDNQNLLNAAKRELSLITGQQPIEIKAKKSVANFKLRAGQAVGTKVTLRREKMYDFLDKLISISLPRVRDFRGINPNSFDGRGNYSLGIKEQLIFPEIKYDDVDFIHGMDITIVTTAETDEEAKAFLELMGMPFRK
- the rplX gene encoding 50S ribosomal protein L24; translated protein: MHIKKGDKVQIISGEYKGHVGEVLQAFPKTNRVIVEGANVQIKHQRATTMGGESGRLEQNGPIDASNVLLYSEELKKGVRTGIVYEDGKKIRKSKKTDEKFD
- the rplN gene encoding 50S ribosomal protein L14 translates to MIQQETRMRVADNSGARELLVIKVLGGTRRRYANIGDVVVCSVKSATPGGAVKKGQVVKAVIVRTKRGLKRVDGSVIRFDDNAAVIIKDDQTPVGTRIFGPVTRELRSEGFMRIISLAPEVL
- the rpsQ gene encoding 30S ribosomal protein S17; translated protein: MERNRRNVRQGVVVSDAMDKTITVLVEDIISHPVYKKKIVRSKKYKAHDEKNEAKVGDKVVIMETRALSKTKRWRLVRISQAAEIV
- the rpmC gene encoding 50S ribosomal protein L29, producing the protein MKIAEIRNLSDKDLDKQLFDLQNELFNLRFRLATGQLENPAAIGTVKKDIARVKTIQTERKIEAGKEA
- the rplP gene encoding 50S ribosomal protein L16, which gives rise to MLMPKRVKYRRQHRGRMKGNANRGNQLAYGEYGLQALEACWMTANQIEAARRAMTRYIKRGGNIWIKVFPDKPVSKKPAEVRMGSGKGAPEYWVAVIKPGRVLFEMSGVSEEVAREAMRLAAQKLPIKTKFIQRLEVTGSEE